Sequence from the Nocardiopsis sp. YSL2 genome:
GCGCGCCTGGTGGAACAGCTCCAGGGCGTTGAAGCTCACCTCGTCGTCGACCCGGCCCAGTCCCACGACGGTGACGGTGCCCCCGCGCCGGGTGGCCTTCCAGGCCGCGCGCACCACCTTGGCCGACCCGACGACCTCGAAGACGTGGTCGGCGCCCCGGCCCTCGGTCAGCCCCCGCACCTGCTTGGTCAGCGTCGCGTCGGCCTGCAGGAAGTGGGTGGCGCCCAGCGACCGGGCCAGTTCCTCCTTGGCGGGGGAGACGTCCACCGCGATGAGGGGGTCGGCCCCCGCCAGGCGGGCCGCCTGGAGCAGTGACAGGCCCACCCCGCCCAGGCCCATGACCACGGCGGACTGGCCCGGGCGCACGTGCGCGGAGTTGTTGACCGCGCCCCATCCGGTGATCACCGCGCAGCCGAGCACGGCGGCGACCGAGGGGTCGATGCCGTCGGGCAGGGGGACGACGGCGTGCACGGGCACGACGGTGGCCTCGGCGAAGGCGCCCGTGCCCAGCCCCGGGTAGACGGGGGTGCCGTCGGTGAGTTCCGCGTAGGGCGTCAGCATGCCGTCCAGGGCGTGCTCGCACAGGTGGGGCTCGTCCTGGCGGCAGAACCAGCACTCGCGGCACGGCGGCGCCCAGTTGAGGATCACCTGCTGGCCCGGCATCACACTGGTCACGCCCTCGCCCACGGCCTCGACGGTCCCGGTGCCCTCGTGTCCCAGGACGGCCGGCATCTTCTGCGCCAGGGTGCCGTTGGACAGGGACAGGTCGGAGTGGCAGACACCGGCCGCGGCGATGCGGACCCGCACCTGGCCGGGACCGGGGTCGGGCAGGACCACGTCGCGGATCTCCGGGGGCGCGTCGATCTCGTGGAAGACGGCGGCCTTGACGGTCGTACTCATAGGGGCGCTCCAATCGCGGACTGCCGTGACCCTAGCAATACCGACCGGTTGGTACAGAGCGCGGGTGGGGCGAGCCGGATCCTGGCACGGATCGTCCCGGACGGCGGGAACGGCGTCGACGTTTCCACGAAATCGCCGAACTCATGGCGATGACTTTGGAGAAATCGCCATCGTGGGCGCCCGGTCCCGCGGGTATCTTCGTCGCGTCCGTGCGGACGGTGTGACGCC
This genomic interval carries:
- a CDS encoding Zn-dependent alcohol dehydrogenase, producing MSTTVKAAVFHEIDAPPEIRDVVLPDPGPGQVRVRIAAAGVCHSDLSLSNGTLAQKMPAVLGHEGTGTVEAVGEGVTSVMPGQQVILNWAPPCRECWFCRQDEPHLCEHALDGMLTPYAELTDGTPVYPGLGTGAFAEATVVPVHAVVPLPDGIDPSVAAVLGCAVITGWGAVNNSAHVRPGQSAVVMGLGGVGLSLLQAARLAGADPLIAVDVSPAKEELARSLGATHFLQADATLTKQVRGLTEGRGADHVFEVVGSAKVVRAAWKATRRGGTVTVVGLGRVDDEVSFNALELFHQARTLRGCVFGSSDPARDIPVLAEQVRSGELRLSAMITDEISLDGVPEAFERMRRGQGGRSLVRFGA